Genomic segment of Paraburkholderia agricolaris:
CGCAATCCGCCGAAGCGCGGCGGAACGTCTGGACTAGCGCACGTAGATAGTAGGACCTGCCGGATTGGCCGGCAGGAATACTTCGGAATGCGCGCCATTGCGGTCGATGATGATCGAGCGGGGGCGGACTTCAGAGAGTTTGGCGCCTTGCATGAGCGCGCTGCCGAGCGACACCGCATGGGGCGGTTCACCGCCGACGCTGACGATGGCCGCGGCGCCTTCCCGCAAAGCGAGGATGCCGAACAGATGCACGTCCTGGTTGGCGCTCCGGGTGAGCTGGCCGCCGAACAGCGTGGCGGCCTGTTCGGTCGAGACCTGCGCGTGCGCGGCGGCAGCGGGCAACGGCGCACCGGACGTGGTGGCGAGCGTGATGACCCAGTAGGTCAATGTCGCGCAAAACACGGCGAACAGTGCGAGCGACAGAAGGCGGATTTGAATGGCGTTCATGCGCATATTGTACGGACTATTGTGAAAATTGCGTTGGGGGAAAGTACTCCTAAGCTCGCGTGAAACGCGAGATCCCCGAGGGGACGCAAGAAACTGGGGGTTGCGTGGCGTTTTCTCGCAACCCTTCAACTGCATGACATTAAAATGACCGGCCGGGCGTGTTCAATGGCAGCCCCGATTGGCTGACACGCGAATCCCGCCCGATCGAAAACTTCACCTGAAAAGAGGTAGCAAGCTATGCAACTGTCGACCACTCGACGAATTGGAATCGCGAACCCGCGCAGCCGTCGTCAGCGCGGTTTCACACTGATTGAAATCATGGTCGTGATCGCGATTCTGGGCATCCTGGCCGCGTTGATCGTGCCGAAAATCATGAGCCGTCCGGACGAAGCGCGCCGCGTGGCCGCCAAGCAGGACATCGGCACGGTGATGCAGGCGTTGAAACTCTATCGTCTCGACAACGGCCGCTATCCGACTCAGGAGCAAGGCTTGCGCGCATTGATCGAAAAGCCGACCACCGACCCGGTGCCGAACAACTGGAAGGACGGCGGTTACCTCGAACGTCTGCCGAACGATCCGTGGGGCAATACCTACCAGTATCTGAATCCGGGCGTGCATGGCGAGATCGACGTGTTCAGTTATGGCGCGGACGGTAAGCCCGGCGGCGAAGGCAACGATGCGGACATCGGTTCGTGGCAATAGTCCCGGCGGTTTCGTAGTTCGGTAGTTTGATAATTCATTAAGCGCAGTTGATCGTCAGGCGCGCCGGATCGCCCAGTTCCCTGGCGACCCACCGCGCGTCTTATCGACTCATTGTTTTTCTGATTTTTGGTTGATCGTTTGTGGCCGGCACTATGCGACTGTCCGCTTGCAAGTCCCCTGTGGACACTCCGTGTACGGCGTCGCTGCCGGGCACGGCGTGCGTCGGCGCGCGCGTGCGCGGCCGGCGTGGCGCAGGTGGTTCCGGTGCTACCGGCCCGAAGCGTGCGGCGGGTTTCACGCTGCTGGAAATGATGGTGGTGCTGGTGATCGCGGGCATTCTGGTATCGCTGACCGCGCTGACCATGACGCGCAACCCGCGCACCGATCTGAACGAAGAGGCGCAGCGTCTCGCGCTGCTATTCGAATCGGCTGGCGACGAAGCCCAGGTGCGCGCCCGGCCGATCGCCTGGCAACCGCTCGACGGCGGGTTTCGTTTCGATGTGCGTACCGAAGACGGCTGGCGTCCGCTGCGTGACGATTTACTCGGGCCGCGTAACTGGGAAGGTGGCGTGACTGGCGTCACGATCAATTATCCTGGGTCGGATTCGCACCCGAGCCGGGTCGTGTTCGGTACCGAAGCGATCGACGTG
This window contains:
- a CDS encoding type II secretion system protein N — translated: MNAIQIRLLSLALFAVFCATLTYWVITLATTSGAPLPAAAAHAQVSTEQAATLFGGQLTRSANQDVHLFGILALREGAAAIVSVGGEPPHAVSLGSALMQGAKLSEVRPRSIIIDRNGAHSEVFLPANPAGPTIYVR
- the gspG gene encoding type II secretion system major pseudopilin GspG produces the protein MQLSTTRRIGIANPRSRRQRGFTLIEIMVVIAILGILAALIVPKIMSRPDEARRVAAKQDIGTVMQALKLYRLDNGRYPTQEQGLRALIEKPTTDPVPNNWKDGGYLERLPNDPWGNTYQYLNPGVHGEIDVFSYGADGKPGGEGNDADIGSWQ
- a CDS encoding GspH/FimT family pseudopilin, with protein sequence MRLSACKSPVDTPCTASLPGTACVGARVRGRRGAGGSGATGPKRAAGFTLLEMMVVLVIAGILVSLTALTMTRNPRTDLNEEAQRLALLFESAGDEAQVRARPIAWQPLDGGFRFDVRTEDGWRPLRDDLLGPRNWEGGVTGVTINYPGSDSHPSRVVFGTEAIDVPVQITLFSAVGRATIVSTGNGRYEVH